Proteins co-encoded in one Dendrosporobacter quercicolus genomic window:
- a CDS encoding phospholipase D family protein, with translation MKEVRYLATGSQWLGRGIESVHSNVCQMIEETSQELIIVAYSIGTGAIETIDSLEALLHRGVNVKILVNRFDGQPQGIREAIFRLSQSYLNFRVFDFSPSDGSDLHAKVIISDRKRAIIGSANLSWRGMVTNHEIAVMIGDDSIELVAKVVDEIFYSDYVREI, from the coding sequence ATGAAAGAGGTGCGGTATTTAGCCACCGGCTCACAATGGCTGGGCAGGGGAATCGAATCTGTACACTCGAACGTGTGCCAGATGATAGAGGAAACCAGTCAGGAACTTATTATTGTGGCTTATTCCATCGGAACAGGTGCCATTGAAACAATTGACAGCCTCGAAGCGCTCCTGCACCGTGGTGTGAATGTCAAGATTTTGGTAAACCGGTTTGACGGACAGCCGCAGGGAATCCGGGAAGCGATTTTCCGACTGTCACAGTCGTATTTGAACTTCAGGGTTTTTGACTTTTCTCCGTCTGATGGAAGTGATCTTCACGCAAAAGTCATTATAAGTGACAGAAAAAGGGCTATAATTGGTTCGGCCAATTTATCATGGCGGGGAATGGTGACTAACCATGAGATTGCAGTCATGATTGGTGATGATTCGATTGAGCTTGTGGCCAAAGTGGTTGATGAAATCTTTTATTCCGATTATGTCAGGGAAATATAG
- a CDS encoding DNA cytosine methyltransferase, which produces MAEKKYRVLELFCGAGGFSLGFKLYTEKNYHPYEIVGALDCDANAIATVRSSLVRAGYEPDKAERITICGDIREDSVKKKLYEACAEADIIIGGPPCQSFSMIGPRSGSAEKQEENVTDYRNDLFEHYIEVVTHYRPLYFVFENVLGILSKKDKNGVRYIEKITGRLKKAGYCLRSSNPAITTEFVILNAADYGVPQLRERVIIIGNRLNRLNPFPKPTHCPAERAGDAGLLPYVTLRDAIGDLPPVVPQITSTAAGKKKKGVAICEARKQKIARRNLKRNSGADPAEYHWNALNRSLFSGNKSRKSFLRFVMSKSEEPVLTGHIARGQQQSDIILFRFMEEGTSSKIFGTHDILRNRRLGSLIKYKMDSFEDKYKKLPWDKPCSTIFAHLTKDGNRFIHPDGRQGRTITVREAARIQSFPDDYVFEAIGNRRYTYIGNAVPPLLAMAIAGSLFRALNSGELHEDEIQEEAEATGTDPVIQAELQWT; this is translated from the coding sequence ATGGCAGAAAAAAAATACAGAGTTCTCGAACTCTTTTGCGGGGCCGGAGGATTTTCTCTCGGATTTAAACTGTATACTGAGAAAAACTACCATCCCTATGAGATTGTCGGGGCACTTGACTGTGACGCCAACGCCATTGCGACTGTTCGTTCATCACTGGTCCGGGCGGGTTATGAACCTGATAAAGCAGAGAGAATAACTATCTGCGGTGATATTCGTGAGGACAGTGTTAAGAAAAAGCTTTATGAGGCCTGCGCTGAAGCGGACATCATTATCGGAGGACCTCCCTGTCAGAGCTTTTCCATGATCGGCCCCCGTTCGGGTTCAGCGGAAAAACAGGAAGAGAATGTGACGGATTACCGGAATGATCTCTTTGAGCATTACATTGAGGTTGTAACGCATTACAGGCCTCTTTATTTTGTTTTTGAAAATGTGCTGGGGATACTGTCCAAAAAGGATAAAAATGGTGTGCGATATATTGAAAAAATAACCGGAAGGCTAAAAAAGGCAGGGTATTGTCTTAGAAGTTCCAATCCGGCCATAACTACGGAGTTTGTTATTCTTAATGCGGCAGACTATGGAGTTCCACAGTTAAGGGAGAGGGTTATTATTATTGGTAACCGGCTTAACAGACTTAATCCTTTTCCAAAGCCCACTCACTGCCCGGCGGAACGGGCCGGGGACGCCGGACTGCTGCCATATGTGACACTGCGGGATGCTATTGGCGACTTACCGCCGGTGGTTCCCCAAATCACCAGCACAGCTGCGGGAAAAAAGAAAAAGGGCGTTGCTATTTGTGAGGCCCGGAAACAAAAAATTGCACGGCGAAATCTGAAACGAAACAGTGGGGCAGACCCGGCGGAGTATCACTGGAATGCCTTAAACCGAAGCCTGTTCTCCGGGAACAAATCCAGAAAGAGTTTTCTCCGTTTTGTCATGTCCAAATCGGAAGAGCCTGTATTAACCGGGCATATAGCCAGAGGTCAGCAACAGAGTGACATCATTCTGTTCAGATTTATGGAAGAAGGGACTTCTTCCAAAATCTTTGGCACACATGATATTCTCAGAAACCGGCGGCTTGGATCACTGATCAAATATAAAATGGACAGTTTTGAGGACAAATACAAAAAACTGCCCTGGGACAAACCATGCTCCACAATTTTTGCCCATCTTACCAAAGACGGCAATCGTTTTATTCATCCGGATGGCAGGCAGGGCCGGACCATAACGGTGAGAGAGGCTGCCAGAATTCAGTCATTTCCCGATGACTATGTCTTTGAGGCCATTGGCAACAGGCGGTATACCTATATTGGCAATGCTGTTCCGCCGCTTTTGGCAATGGCAATTGCCGGATCGCTGTTTCGTGCGCTGAATTCCGGGGAGTTGCATGAGGATGAAATTCAGGAAGAGGCTGAAGCCACCGGCACCGATCCGGTAATTCAGGCTGAACTGCAGTGGACGTAA